In Halovivax gelatinilyticus, the following are encoded in one genomic region:
- a CDS encoding ABC transporter permease — translation MYAILRLESVRLLRPSALLVGLFALVAGFLFAAFPGFADEADVLDEAMPPVLQAFLGFEEIHTIEGFVAGYAYPLLWVLFGGIFFAYVSAGTISREVGERRMDLTLSNPVSRESVVLQKIGAMWLPLVVLNAGMIAIVLAGVGVLGESIDPLVLTVAHLLSVPYLLVCAGIGLVFSVAIDRVETAQLGAIGVVFLLWLIEGIAEMSPDYEWVGYVSPAYYYDSSAIFVHDEYAYGDAGILLAAFLALVAVATAIFVRRDL, via the coding sequence ATGTACGCGATCCTCCGGCTCGAGTCGGTTCGGCTCCTGCGCCCGTCGGCCCTGCTGGTCGGACTGTTCGCCCTCGTCGCGGGGTTCCTGTTCGCCGCGTTTCCCGGCTTCGCCGACGAAGCGGACGTTCTCGATGAGGCGATGCCGCCGGTTCTGCAGGCGTTTCTGGGATTCGAAGAGATCCACACGATAGAGGGCTTCGTCGCCGGCTACGCGTATCCGCTCCTCTGGGTTCTCTTCGGCGGTATCTTCTTTGCCTACGTTAGCGCCGGAACGATCTCGCGAGAGGTCGGCGAGCGACGGATGGATCTGACGCTCTCGAATCCGGTCTCCCGCGAGTCGGTCGTCCTCCAGAAGATCGGGGCGATGTGGCTCCCGCTGGTCGTCCTGAACGCGGGCATGATCGCCATTGTTCTCGCCGGGGTCGGCGTTCTCGGCGAATCGATCGATCCGCTCGTCCTCACGGTGGCTCACCTCCTCTCGGTCCCGTACCTACTCGTCTGTGCCGGGATCGGCCTGGTGTTCTCGGTCGCCATCGATCGCGTCGAGACCGCCCAGCTCGGAGCGATCGGAGTGGTGTTTCTCCTCTGGTTAATCGAAGGGATCGCCGAAATGTCGCCCGACTACGAGTGGGTTGGCTACGTCAGTCCCGCGTACTACTACGACTCGTCGGCGATCTTCGTCCACGACGAGTATGCCTACGGCGACGCGGGAATCCTCCTCGCGGCGTTTCTCGCGCTCGTGGCCGTCGCAACCGCAATCTTCGTCCGGAGGGATCTCTGA
- a CDS encoding ABC transporter permease subunit, translated as MTAILRLESRKRVRGSVALVVVFALLSAMYFSMFPGIEEEIDELMEGFPDFFFEMFGIDALDTIEGFIAAEVYSFFWVVLLAIYFAYVGAGLIAADVRSRRMDLTLSNPVSRESVVLQKVASLWVPIVVLNVAVPVVVYVGALVIGESIDPVALAMVHLLSIPYLLVCGTIGLAISAVAGHVRSARAAAITVVFVLWLIDAFSRINEDLEWVGALTPSRYYEETEILVHEEYAYGDAAVLLIVFAVLVAIAVVAFTRRDI; from the coding sequence ATGACGGCCATCCTCCGCCTCGAATCGCGAAAGCGCGTCCGCGGCTCGGTGGCGCTCGTCGTCGTCTTCGCCCTGCTGTCCGCGATGTACTTCTCGATGTTTCCCGGCATCGAGGAGGAGATCGACGAGCTCATGGAAGGCTTTCCGGACTTCTTCTTCGAGATGTTCGGGATCGACGCCCTCGACACCATCGAGGGCTTCATCGCCGCGGAGGTCTACTCGTTCTTCTGGGTCGTCCTGCTCGCGATCTACTTCGCGTACGTCGGGGCAGGGTTGATCGCGGCCGACGTGCGGTCCCGGCGGATGGACCTCACGCTCTCGAACCCGGTCTCGCGGGAGTCGGTCGTCCTCCAGAAGGTGGCGTCGCTGTGGGTGCCGATCGTCGTCCTGAACGTCGCCGTTCCGGTCGTCGTCTACGTCGGCGCGCTGGTGATCGGCGAGTCGATCGACCCGGTCGCGCTCGCGATGGTCCACCTCCTCTCGATCCCGTACCTGCTCGTCTGCGGGACGATCGGACTCGCCATCTCGGCGGTCGCCGGCCACGTGAGAAGCGCTCGGGCGGCGGCGATCACGGTCGTGTTCGTTCTCTGGTTGATCGACGCCTTCTCGCGGATCAACGAAGATCTGGAGTGGGTCGGTGCGCTCACACCGAGTCGATACTACGAGGAGACGGAGATCCTCGTCCACGAGGAGTACGCCTACGGTGACGCGGCAGTGTTGCTGATCGTCTTCGCCGTGCTCGTGGCGATCGCCGTCGTGGCGTTTACGCGTCGGGATATCTGA
- a CDS encoding NADH-quinone oxidoreductase subunit D — MSTGEEVPSVDVSTVGNDVTEADIESVLGERAIGRDDHLNAPGFVVRPDDVQRVLSDLRDELDFDHCSCLTAQQYADRYESIYHLKSYADPTQEVSIVVPTSVDEPVSQSAEPVFRTADWHEREAFDLVGIDYEGHPDPRRILLPETWQGHPLSLDYDQDKPQIVRFAEHENPIQADERDAESDTMFLNVGPHHPATHGVLHVKAVLDGEQVIDVDPDIGYLHRCEEQMCQQGNYRHQIMPYPDRWDYVSAGLLNEWAYARAAEDLADLEVPEYAQVLRTMGAELCRIASHMLALGTFALDVFGDFTAVFQYAFRDREVVQDILEDLTGQRLMFNYFRLGGVAWDLPEPREEFFTKTRDFLDELPAKLDEYEDLLVTNEIFQIRCVDTGILTPEDAKQYGCTGPVARGSGIDYDLRRDDPYGYYPELDWDVVTMDGCDNYSRVLCRMQEVEESAKIIEQCVDLLEEWPEDDREIQSNVPRTLKPDADTETYRAVEGAKGELGIYIRSDGSQKPARFKIRSPCFHNLSALEVMVQGEFIPDLIASLGSLDIVLGEVDR; from the coding sequence ATGAGCACGGGCGAAGAAGTCCCCTCGGTCGACGTCTCGACCGTCGGCAACGACGTGACCGAAGCCGACATCGAATCGGTCCTCGGCGAGCGGGCGATCGGTCGCGACGACCACCTGAACGCGCCCGGGTTCGTCGTCCGACCGGACGACGTCCAGCGCGTCCTCTCGGATCTGCGCGACGAACTCGACTTCGATCACTGCTCGTGTCTGACCGCCCAGCAGTACGCCGATCGGTACGAGTCGATTTACCACCTGAAATCCTACGCCGACCCGACCCAGGAGGTCTCGATCGTCGTTCCGACGTCGGTCGACGAGCCGGTCAGTCAGTCGGCCGAACCGGTCTTCCGGACGGCCGACTGGCACGAGCGCGAGGCGTTCGACCTCGTCGGCATCGACTACGAGGGCCACCCCGATCCGCGGCGGATCCTGCTCCCAGAAACCTGGCAGGGCCACCCGCTCTCGCTCGATTACGATCAGGACAAGCCACAGATCGTCCGCTTCGCCGAACACGAGAACCCGATCCAGGCCGACGAACGCGACGCCGAAAGCGACACGATGTTCTTGAACGTCGGTCCACACCACCCGGCGACTCACGGCGTGCTCCACGTCAAGGCGGTGCTCGACGGCGAGCAAGTCATCGACGTCGACCCGGACATCGGCTATCTCCACCGCTGTGAAGAGCAGATGTGCCAACAGGGCAATTACCGCCACCAGATCATGCCCTACCCGGACCGCTGGGACTACGTCTCGGCCGGTCTGCTGAACGAGTGGGCGTACGCGCGCGCGGCAGAGGACCTCGCGGATCTCGAGGTCCCCGAGTACGCGCAGGTGCTGCGGACGATGGGGGCCGAACTCTGTCGGATCGCGAGTCACATGCTCGCGCTCGGAACGTTCGCGCTGGACGTCTTCGGTGACTTCACCGCGGTCTTCCAGTACGCCTTTCGCGACCGCGAAGTCGTCCAGGACATTCTGGAGGACCTCACGGGTCAGCGATTGATGTTCAACTACTTCCGACTCGGCGGCGTCGCCTGGGACCTCCCGGAACCCCGCGAAGAGTTCTTCACGAAGACCCGTGACTTCCTGGACGAACTGCCGGCAAAACTCGACGAGTACGAGGATTTGCTCGTCACGAACGAAATTTTCCAGATTCGCTGCGTCGATACGGGCATCCTCACACCCGAGGACGCCAAACAGTACGGCTGTACCGGGCCCGTCGCGCGCGGATCGGGGATCGATTACGACCTCAGGCGTGACGACCCCTACGGCTATTACCCGGAACTCGACTGGGACGTCGTGACGATGGACGGCTGTGACAACTACAGCCGCGTCCTCTGTCGGATGCAAGAGGTCGAGGAGTCGGCGAAGATCATCGAACAGTGTGTCGATCTCTTAGAAGAGTGGCCGGAAGACGACCGCGAGATACAGTCGAACGTGCCGCGAACGCTCAAGCCGGACGCCGACACCGAAACCTACCGTGCCGTCGAGGGAGCCAAGGGCGAACTCGGCATCTACATCCGCTCGGACGGCTCGCAGAAACCCGCACGCTTTAAGATCCGGAGTCCGTGTTTCCACAACCTCTCGGCGTTAGAGGTGATGGTCCAGGGCGAGTTCATCCCGGACCTGATCGCCTCGCTCGGCAGCCTCGACATCGTCCTCGGGGAGGTGGACCGATAG
- a CDS encoding NADH-quinone oxidoreductase subunit B: protein MSNEPQPTSGEPRQEIYDSTAPTRTTQEARMGPGPDDRMNSKLREAFGSTPFILTKFDQFMNWVRGNSMFMLQFGIACCSIEMIHTYAIKHDLDRFGAGVPRASPRQADVIIVPGTIVSKFGPRMKRVYDQMPEPKFVVGMGSCTISGGPFQEGYNVVKGAEEIIPVDIHVPGCPPRPEALIYGILKLQERIKHGESSPVTVKPYELEEFGDLPQDELVQKLADQIDEDDLVMRYNWADSP from the coding sequence ATGAGCAACGAACCACAACCGACGTCGGGTGAACCCCGACAGGAGATCTACGACAGCACGGCCCCCACGAGAACCACCCAGGAGGCCAGAATGGGCCCCGGTCCGGACGACCGGATGAACTCGAAACTCCGCGAGGCCTTCGGCTCGACGCCGTTCATCCTCACGAAGTTCGACCAGTTCATGAACTGGGTCCGCGGCAACTCGATGTTCATGCTGCAGTTCGGCATCGCCTGCTGTAGCATCGAGATGATCCACACGTACGCGATCAAGCACGACCTGGATCGCTTCGGCGCCGGCGTTCCCCGAGCGTCGCCCCGACAGGCGGACGTCATCATCGTCCCCGGAACGATCGTCTCGAAGTTCGGCCCGCGCATGAAGCGCGTCTACGATCAGATGCCCGAACCCAAGTTCGTCGTCGGCATGGGCTCGTGTACGATCTCCGGCGGCCCGTTCCAGGAAGGCTACAACGTCGTCAAGGGTGCAGAGGAGATCATCCCCGTCGACATCCACGTCCCGGGCTGTCCGCCACGACCCGAGGCGCTGATCTACGGCATCCTCAAGCTGCAAGAGCGGATCAAACACGGCGAATCCTCGCCGGTGACGGTCAAACCGTACGAACTCGAGGAGTTCGGCGACCTGCCACAGGACGAACTCGTACAGAAACTCGCAGACCAGATCGACGAGGACGACCTCGTCATGCGCTACAACTGGGCTGATTCACCATGA
- a CDS encoding 5-(carboxyamino)imidazole ribonucleotide synthase, whose amino-acid sequence MTTLRTPGPTLGVVGGGQLGRMLGEAAAPLGVEVIVLDPTPDCPAAPVVRDQLVADFDDEDAIRRLAERSDALTFEIELADQDALERVGDETGVPIHPKPGTLRTIHDKLVQKRELEAAGIPVPPFRAVDDAGDIRAAIDDYGAPVMLKARTGGYDGRGNVPVESKDDAEAALEAVAGPAMVESFVDYAREVSVIAVEGYGERETFTVGENVHRQEILRETIVPSRSSDAARERAREVALDVLDVMDGRGVYGIEFFERETPGGESEILLNEIAPRPHNSGHWTIEGARTSQFEQHVRAVLGWPLGSTELRCETVLVNLLADVDETVPATLRNVERIHETPGAHLHWYGKKEARPLRKMGHVTVTGSGAEDVETLLSRATGLRKAVTFEE is encoded by the coding sequence ATGACGACGTTACGGACGCCGGGACCGACGCTCGGGGTCGTCGGTGGTGGACAGCTCGGACGAATGCTGGGCGAAGCGGCCGCGCCGCTGGGCGTCGAGGTAATCGTCCTGGATCCGACGCCCGATTGTCCGGCCGCGCCGGTCGTCCGCGATCAGCTGGTCGCCGACTTCGACGACGAGGACGCCATCCGGCGTCTCGCCGAGCGCTCGGACGCGCTCACATTCGAGATCGAACTCGCCGACCAGGACGCACTGGAACGGGTAGGCGATGAGACCGGCGTCCCGATCCACCCGAAGCCGGGAACGCTGCGGACGATTCACGACAAGCTCGTCCAGAAGCGCGAACTCGAAGCCGCCGGAATTCCCGTCCCGCCGTTCCGCGCGGTCGACGACGCCGGGGACATTCGGGCGGCGATCGACGACTACGGGGCACCCGTCATGCTCAAAGCCCGGACGGGCGGCTACGACGGCCGAGGGAACGTCCCCGTCGAGTCGAAAGACGACGCGGAGGCGGCGCTGGAGGCGGTCGCCGGTCCCGCGATGGTCGAGTCGTTCGTCGACTACGCGCGAGAGGTGAGCGTCATCGCCGTCGAGGGGTACGGCGAGCGCGAAACGTTCACCGTCGGCGAGAACGTCCATCGGCAGGAGATCCTCAGGGAAACGATCGTTCCGTCCCGCTCGAGCGACGCCGCGCGAGAACGCGCTCGTGAGGTGGCCCTCGACGTCCTCGACGTGATGGACGGTCGCGGGGTGTACGGAATCGAGTTCTTCGAGCGCGAGACGCCGGGGGGCGAGAGCGAGATCCTCTTGAACGAGATCGCACCGCGACCCCACAACTCCGGCCACTGGACCATCGAGGGCGCGCGCACCTCGCAGTTCGAACAGCACGTTCGAGCGGTGCTGGGCTGGCCGCTCGGATCGACCGAATTGCGCTGTGAAACGGTGCTTGTCAACCTGCTCGCCGACGTCGACGAAACGGTCCCCGCCACGCTCAGAAACGTCGAACGAATCCACGAGACGCCCGGCGCCCACCTCCACTGGTACGGGAAGAAAGAGGCCCGTCCCCTTCGGAAGATGGGCCACGTCACGGTAACTGGATCCGGAGCGGAGGACGTCGAGACGCTACTCTCGCGGGCGACCGGGCTTCGAAAGGCGGTGACGTTCGAGGAGTGA
- a CDS encoding ABC transporter permease: MNWPSIRWRAVAIKDFQDAVRSKSLLIVTTLLVVFIAGAAFVFGELFDDGGSTATLGLSLAAPSAFLVPILALLVSYRSIAGERETGSIRFVLGLPHSRADVLVGKWLGRSAVVAVAILVGFSAGAVVALVTYELDPVGFVGFTLLTLLLGLVYVAIGTGLSACTDSGAKAGILVLSVFVLFEYLWGLIGLLFLYVLGGFDPSFATAPGWYEWFTAISPSASYQYAMFELVPGGASAAMAEPGGEVAMGALPVWVPFVVLGGWITLFLALGYWRFERADLT, translated from the coding sequence ATGAACTGGCCGTCGATCCGCTGGCGTGCGGTCGCGATCAAGGACTTTCAGGACGCCGTTCGCTCGAAGTCCTTGCTGATCGTGACGACGTTGCTCGTGGTGTTCATCGCCGGCGCGGCGTTCGTCTTCGGCGAACTCTTCGACGACGGCGGATCGACGGCGACGCTGGGGCTGTCGCTCGCGGCGCCATCGGCGTTTCTCGTCCCGATCCTCGCCCTGCTCGTCAGCTACCGATCGATCGCCGGCGAGCGCGAGACGGGAAGTATCCGATTCGTCCTCGGGTTACCGCACTCGCGGGCGGACGTCCTCGTCGGCAAGTGGCTCGGCCGATCGGCGGTCGTCGCAGTCGCCATCCTGGTCGGGTTCTCCGCCGGCGCCGTCGTCGCCCTGGTAACGTACGAACTCGATCCGGTGGGATTCGTCGGATTCACGCTGTTGACGCTGTTACTCGGGCTGGTGTACGTCGCGATCGGAACCGGCCTCTCTGCGTGTACGGACTCCGGGGCGAAGGCCGGCATTCTCGTCCTCTCGGTGTTCGTCCTGTTCGAGTACCTCTGGGGACTGATCGGCCTGCTCTTCTTGTACGTCCTGGGCGGATTCGACCCGTCGTTTGCGACTGCCCCGGGCTGGTACGAGTGGTTCACCGCGATTTCGCCGAGCGCGTCATATCAGTACGCGATGTTCGAACTGGTTCCCGGCGGCGCGTCCGCCGCAATGGCCGAACCCGGTGGGGAGGTAGCCATGGGAGCGCTTCCCGTCTGGGTGCCGTTCGTGGTGTTGGGTGGGTGGATTACGTTGTTTCTCGCGCTCGGCTACTGGCGATTCGAGCGAGCCGACCTGACCTGA
- a CDS encoding AIR carboxylase family protein: MTETAVSELIERLREEATRDRPAAETPDVGIVMGSDSDLEVMLTGGRRRGAYDALVDELGFAEQTDFDDPPSERFTFETYVTSAHRTPDLMTAYAETAEDRGIEVIIAGAGGKSADLPNMTASIAYPLPVIGVPVQEKSVDSVIGMPTGAPIVAVDAGKSFNAALSATQILARKHEELRDRLVVYHDDLREGVGQVSKRLHDDGTATFSAERD, encoded by the coding sequence ATGACCGAAACGGCCGTCTCCGAGTTGATCGAACGCCTTCGGGAGGAAGCCACACGGGACCGTCCCGCCGCCGAAACCCCCGACGTCGGTATCGTCATGGGGAGCGATTCCGACCTCGAGGTGATGCTGACCGGCGGCCGACGGCGCGGGGCCTACGACGCGCTCGTCGACGAACTCGGCTTCGCCGAACAGACCGACTTCGACGACCCGCCGTCCGAGCGATTCACCTTCGAGACGTACGTCACCTCGGCCCACCGGACGCCGGACCTGATGACCGCCTACGCGGAGACAGCCGAAGACCGCGGCATCGAGGTCATCATCGCGGGGGCGGGCGGGAAGTCGGCCGACCTGCCGAACATGACGGCGTCGATCGCGTACCCGCTTCCCGTCATCGGCGTTCCGGTCCAGGAGAAGTCCGTCGACAGCGTCATCGGGATGCCGACGGGCGCGCCCATCGTCGCCGTCGACGCCGGCAAGTCGTTCAACGCGGCGCTCTCGGCGACCCAGATCCTCGCCCGAAAACACGAGGAACTTCGCGATCGGCTGGTCGTCTACCACGACGATTTGCGAGAGGGTGTTGGGCAGGTCTCGAAGCGACTGCACGACGACGGGACGGCGACGTTCTCGGCCGAACGGGACTAA
- the ribH gene encoding 6,7-dimethyl-8-ribityllumazine synthase — protein sequence MPTLGLVVAQFNRPITGEMEEVAREAAADAGADVETIVSVPGVYDAPLAADRLARREAIDAVCVIGAVITGDTDHDQVITDAAAQRLSDVSLERDTPVTLGVTGPGMSAAEARERVENAEKAVDGALTLLAELPEP from the coding sequence ATGCCCACGCTCGGACTGGTGGTCGCACAGTTCAATCGCCCGATCACCGGAGAGATGGAGGAAGTCGCCCGCGAGGCGGCGGCCGACGCAGGTGCCGACGTCGAAACGATCGTCTCGGTGCCGGGCGTCTACGACGCGCCGCTGGCCGCAGACCGGCTCGCCCGACGCGAGGCGATCGACGCCGTCTGCGTTATCGGTGCCGTCATCACCGGCGATACGGATCACGATCAGGTGATCACCGACGCCGCCGCCCAGCGTCTCTCCGACGTCAGTCTCGAGCGGGACACTCCCGTCACGCTCGGCGTGACGGGTCCCGGGATGTCCGCTGCCGAAGCCAGAGAACGCGTCGAGAACGCCGAAAAGGCCGTCGACGGCGCGCTGACGCTGCTCGCGGAATTGCCGGAACCCTGA
- a CDS encoding NADH-quinone oxidoreductase subunit A, producing MNDWIAIGALAFVAVAIPIGMMALSYLLRPSVPETSKRATYESGEIPTGGTRIRFNIQYYMVALLFLVFDIETALLFPWAVVYTDALDEYGAIEALAPMLAFVAILLVGLAWAWRNGAVQWTRTSRVTSEVDRK from the coding sequence ATGAACGATTGGATAGCGATCGGGGCACTCGCGTTCGTGGCGGTGGCCATCCCCATCGGGATGATGGCCCTCTCGTACCTGCTACGGCCGAGCGTTCCCGAAACGAGCAAACGCGCCACCTACGAGAGTGGCGAGATCCCGACAGGAGGGACACGCATCCGCTTTAACATCCAGTACTACATGGTCGCGCTTCTCTTTCTCGTCTTCGACATCGAAACGGCGCTGCTGTTCCCATGGGCAGTCGTCTACACGGATGCACTCGACGAATACGGCGCCATCGAGGCACTGGCCCCGATGCTCGCCTTCGTCGCGATCCTCCTGGTCGGACTCGCGTGGGCCTGGCGCAACGGAGCCGTCCAGTGGACACGAACGAGCCGCGTCACGTCCGAGGTCGATCGTAAATGA
- a CDS encoding ABC transporter ATP-binding protein — protein sequence MNAIELQGLTKRFGSVTALDDVSFAVREDEIFGFLGPNGAGKSTTIGLLLDFVRPTAGSATVLGHDAQQESRAVRQRTGLLSDRYSLYDRLTGRQHLEFAIRAKDVDDDPSELLARVGLEDAADRKAAEYSTGMGQRLMLAAALVGEPDLLILDEPSTGLDPRAAKKMRDLIETERDRGATVFFSSHSLEQVEATADRVAILNDGRLVALDTIGGLRSTMGSSTRLRVQVDRPDGAALSAVRDLDGVWAVDPEGHTLSVECDRDAKVRIITTLDAHDVDVIDFTTDERSLEAVFMNYTDEGTGSKPDQEANR from the coding sequence ATGAACGCGATCGAACTGCAGGGGCTGACCAAGCGCTTCGGCTCGGTCACGGCCCTCGACGACGTCTCGTTCGCCGTCAGGGAGGACGAGATCTTCGGCTTTTTGGGGCCGAACGGTGCCGGGAAGTCGACGACGATCGGACTGCTGCTCGACTTCGTCAGGCCAACGGCTGGCTCGGCGACCGTGCTCGGCCACGACGCCCAGCAAGAGAGTCGAGCGGTGCGCCAGCGAACGGGACTGCTCTCCGATCGCTACTCGCTGTACGATCGATTGACCGGTCGCCAGCACCTGGAATTTGCGATCCGGGCGAAGGACGTCGACGACGACCCCTCCGAATTGCTCGCTCGGGTCGGCCTCGAGGACGCCGCCGATCGCAAGGCGGCCGAGTACTCGACGGGGATGGGTCAACGACTAATGCTCGCGGCGGCGCTGGTTGGCGAACCCGACCTGCTCATCCTGGACGAACCGTCGACGGGGCTCGATCCGCGCGCGGCCAAAAAGATGCGCGATCTGATCGAGACCGAACGCGACCGCGGTGCGACCGTGTTCTTCTCGTCTCACAGTCTCGAGCAGGTCGAGGCCACCGCCGACCGCGTCGCCATCCTCAACGACGGGCGGTTGGTCGCGCTCGATACGATCGGCGGGCTGCGGTCGACCATGGGCTCGAGTACGCGACTTCGCGTGCAAGTCGATCGCCCCGACGGTGCGGCGCTCTCGGCCGTTCGCGATCTGGACGGCGTGTGGGCCGTCGATCCCGAGGGACACACGCTTTCGGTCGAGTGCGACCGCGACGCGAAGGTGCGTATCATCACGACGCTCGACGCACACGACGTCGACGTCATCGACTTTACGACCGACGAGCGGTCGCTCGAAGCCGTGTTCATGAACTACACTGACGAAGGAACCGGATCGAAACCGGATCAGGAGGCAAACCGATGA
- a CDS encoding ABC transporter ATP-binding protein, which produces MGVIELDGLSKHYGDVRANDDVTFAVDEGEIFGYLGPNGAGKTTTIRLLLGLIKPTDGSATVLGTDIRDRRALVETKARIGYLPDDLGFEERLTGRAVLDHFARMRGDDRREEMLELFHPPLDRKIEEYSHGNKKMLGIVNAFMHDPDLVIMDEPTSGLDPLKQDRLHHFLEAERDAGTTIFFSSHVLSEVQRICDRVGIIRDGELVALEDIDTLIEQGGKDVRILLNEPLDEAAFTTPSMIDVEIVDRSIQFTYTGEYNALLSHLTEYDVADIEIANPQLDDIFKHYYGNGTVDDREDDITTEA; this is translated from the coding sequence ATGGGAGTTATCGAGCTGGACGGGCTCAGCAAACACTACGGAGACGTACGCGCGAACGACGACGTGACGTTCGCCGTCGACGAGGGCGAGATCTTCGGCTACCTGGGGCCGAACGGCGCTGGGAAGACGACGACGATACGGCTGCTTCTGGGGCTCATCAAACCCACGGACGGCTCCGCGACAGTTCTCGGGACGGACATCCGAGACCGACGGGCGCTCGTCGAGACGAAAGCCCGGATCGGCTACCTGCCGGATGATCTCGGGTTCGAAGAGCGACTGACGGGCCGAGCGGTGCTCGACCACTTCGCCCGGATGCGGGGTGACGACCGACGCGAGGAGATGCTCGAGCTGTTTCACCCCCCGTTAGACCGGAAGATCGAGGAGTACTCCCACGGGAACAAGAAGATGCTCGGCATCGTCAACGCGTTCATGCACGATCCGGATCTGGTCATCATGGACGAGCCCACCTCCGGCCTCGACCCGTTGAAGCAGGACCGGTTGCATCACTTCCTCGAGGCGGAACGCGACGCCGGGACGACGATCTTCTTCTCTTCGCACGTCCTGAGCGAAGTCCAGCGGATATGCGACCGGGTGGGTATTATCAGGGACGGCGAACTGGTCGCCTTAGAGGACATCGACACCCTCATCGAACAGGGTGGAAAAGACGTCAGGATCCTTCTGAACGAGCCGCTCGACGAAGCGGCGTTCACCACGCCGTCGATGATCGACGTCGAGATCGTCGACCGTTCGATCCAGTTCACCTACACCGGCGAGTACAACGCGCTGCTCTCGCACCTGACCGAGTACGACGTCGCCGACATCGAGATCGCTAACCCACAGCTCGACGATATCTTCAAGCACTACTACGGGAACGGAACGGTCGACGACCGCGAGGACGATATCACCACGGAGGCGTAA
- a CDS encoding complex I subunit 1/NuoH family protein translates to MASGETGATLTPMQADDGTILLPERVADLTGLGEFGLAGELFAAFLAAFLIGNLMLAMTALAGPWAKRKITAAFTDRIAVNQIGPGGVGIIIPDAVRLLSKENIVPENVDRPAYDIAPIIIASTALLGFAVIPMGSGIHLADPEVGLVFVFAVASITSLGLVMAGYASANKYSMLGGLRAVAQNIAYEIPLIVTGMSVVIFAGTLQMGEIVAVQTENTLATIPGIGLDIPAWYALVNPFAFVLFLIANFAEVGRNPFDTPEAPTEIVAGYQTEYSSVNFVLIYLGEFIHIFLGGAIIATIFLGGPAGPGPEWLGLFWFLVKIWGVFFLTQWLRSAMPRVRIDQLIEIGWKGLLVLSFANLLLTAIIVAVLVDAGVIA, encoded by the coding sequence ATGGCGTCCGGAGAGACAGGGGCGACGCTCACGCCGATGCAAGCGGACGACGGGACGATCTTGTTACCCGAGCGGGTCGCCGACCTCACGGGTCTCGGCGAGTTCGGCCTCGCCGGCGAGTTGTTCGCCGCGTTTCTGGCCGCGTTTCTGATCGGGAATCTGATGCTGGCGATGACCGCACTCGCCGGTCCGTGGGCCAAGCGCAAGATCACCGCCGCGTTCACCGACCGGATCGCGGTCAACCAGATCGGCCCGGGCGGAGTCGGGATCATCATCCCCGACGCGGTCAGACTGCTCTCGAAGGAGAACATCGTCCCCGAGAACGTCGATCGACCGGCCTACGACATCGCGCCGATCATCATCGCAAGTACGGCGCTGCTGGGCTTCGCCGTCATCCCGATGGGAAGCGGCATCCACCTGGCCGACCCCGAAGTCGGGCTCGTGTTCGTCTTCGCCGTCGCGAGCATCACCAGTCTCGGGCTCGTGATGGCCGGCTACGCCTCGGCGAACAAGTACTCGATGCTCGGGGGACTGCGCGCGGTCGCCCAGAACATCGCCTACGAGATTCCGCTGATCGTCACCGGGATGTCGGTGGTCATCTTCGCCGGAACGCTCCAGATGGGGGAGATCGTCGCCGTACAGACGGAGAACACGCTCGCGACGATACCCGGTATCGGCCTCGATATTCCGGCCTGGTACGCCCTCGTCAATCCGTTCGCGTTCGTGCTGTTTCTGATCGCGAACTTCGCCGAAGTCGGGCGCAACCCGTTCGACACGCCCGAGGCGCCGACCGAGATCGTCGCCGGCTACCAGACCGAGTACTCCTCGGTCAACTTCGTGTTGATCTACCTCGGCGAGTTCATCCACATCTTCCTCGGCGGGGCGATCATCGCGACCATCTTCCTCGGCGGACCGGCCGGTCCAGGCCCCGAATGGCTTGGATTGTTCTGGTTCCTCGTGAAGATCTGGGGCGTGTTCTTCCTCACCCAGTGGCTGCGCTCTGCGATGCCGCGGGTGAGAATCGACCAGTTGATCGAAATCGGCTGGAAGGGACTGTTGGTCCTTTCGTTTGCGAACCTGCTGTTGACGGCGATCATCGTCGCCGTCCTCGTTGACGCCGGGGTGATTGCATGA